A genomic region of Lycorma delicatula isolate Av1 chromosome 4, ASM4794821v1, whole genome shotgun sequence contains the following coding sequences:
- the LOC142323041 gene encoding uncharacterized protein LOC142323041, whose product MALLYIYIYIYIYIYISVSVSVSVSVSVSVPVPVPVPVPVPVPVPVPVPVPVPVPVPVPVPVPVPVPVPVPVPVPVPVPVPVPVPVPVPVPVPVPVPVPVPVPVPVPVPVPVPVPVPVPVPVPVPVPVPVPVPVPVPVPVPVPVPVPVPVPVPVPVPVPVPVPVPVPVPVPVRVRVRARVCVCV is encoded by the coding sequence ATggcattgttatatatatatatatatatatatatatatatatatatatctgtgtctgtgtctgtgtctgtgtctgtgtctgtgtctgtgccTGTGCCTGTGCCTGTGCCTGTGCCTGTGCCTGTGCCTGTGCCTGTGCCTGTGCCTGTGCCTGTGCCTGTGCCTGTGCCTGTGCCTGTGCCTGTGCCTGTGCCTGTGCCTGTGCCTGTGCCTGTGCCTGTGCCTGTGCCTGTGCCTGTGCCTGTGCCTGTGCCTGTGCCTGTGCCTGTGCCTGTGCCTGTGCCTGTGCCTGTGCCTGTGCCTGTGCCTGTGCCTGTGCCTGTGCCTGTGCCTGTGCCTGTGCCTGTGCCTGTGCCTGTGCCTGTGCCTGTGCCTGTGCCTGTGCCTGTGCCTGTGCCTGTGCCTGTGCCTGTGCCTGTGCCTGTGCCTGTGCCTGTGCCTGTGCCTGTGCCTGTGCCTGTGCCTGTGCCTGTGCCTGTGCCTGTGCCTGTGCCTGTGCCTGTGCCTGTGcctgtgcgtgtgcgtgtgcgcgcgcgtgtgtgtgtgtgtgtgtaa